From Nitrospirota bacterium, a single genomic window includes:
- a CDS encoding EVE domain-containing protein: MAQGRHYWLMKSEPRVFSIEDLAQASGQTTCWDGVRNYQARNFMRAMAVGDQVLFYHSNAEPPAVVGMAEVVRTAYPDETQFDKTHHHYDPASPRSAPRWDMVDIRYRQTFKASLPLDRLRQEPRLKDMVLLRKGSRLSVQPVTEEEWAVVLKLAGAKNS; this comes from the coding sequence ATGGCACAAGGACGCCATTATTGGCTGATGAAATCGGAGCCGCGCGTATTTTCGATCGAGGATCTTGCGCAGGCTTCAGGACAGACGACGTGTTGGGATGGGGTGCGGAACTATCAGGCCCGCAATTTCATGCGTGCGATGGCCGTCGGAGACCAGGTGCTGTTTTACCATAGTAATGCCGAGCCACCGGCGGTGGTGGGCATGGCAGAGGTCGTGCGGACTGCCTATCCTGACGAGACCCAGTTCGACAAGACTCACCATCACTATGATCCGGCCAGTCCACGCTCCGCTCCACGCTGGGACATGGTGGATATCCGGTATCGTCAGACCTTCAAGGCCAGTTTGCCGCTCGATCGGCTGAGGCAGGAGCCGCGACTGAAAGATATGGTTTTGTTGCGAAAGGGTTCCCGCCTCTCGGTTCAGCCTGTGACGGAGGAGGAATGGGCTGTGGTGTTGAAGCTTGCGGGGGCCAAGAACAGCTAG
- a CDS encoding cytochrome-c peroxidase, with protein MTHNRLLFASLIGLMVSASGLSIFDNLKSAQASSSSHAPHGTVTIDGVTVPDIGPLPTSVPIPSTNLSYKAKIELGKQLYFDGRLSKSGAISCAFCHNPATGFADPRQTSIGIDGGVGGRQAPTVYNAAFNHVQFWDGRARSLEEQAIGPIQNPIEMGETHEHVVRKLSKIKGYQQQFRAVFGTEVNLQGIAEAIAAYERTVISTNSSFDKYVAGDASAMDERAVRGMALFKGKARCILCHNGPNFTDNQFHNLGVPQVGPLKEDLGRYYVTKAEKDKGAFKTPTLRSMSETAPYMHDGALKTPEDVVGFYNGGGGANQNLSPLVKPLNLTADEKADLLAFLKALTGEPIPFQLPKIPKD; from the coding sequence ATGACACATAATCGTCTGTTGTTCGCTAGCCTGATCGGGCTGATGGTCTCTGCATCAGGCCTGTCGATTTTCGACAATCTGAAGTCGGCGCAGGCGTCATCCTCCAGCCATGCGCCTCACGGAACGGTGACGATCGATGGGGTCACGGTTCCGGATATCGGCCCACTGCCGACTTCGGTTCCGATCCCTTCCACCAATCTGAGCTACAAAGCGAAAATCGAGCTCGGCAAGCAGCTCTACTTTGACGGCCGTTTGTCGAAGAGTGGCGCGATCTCCTGTGCCTTTTGTCATAACCCTGCGACTGGATTTGCCGACCCGCGCCAAACATCCATCGGGATCGACGGTGGCGTGGGCGGGCGTCAGGCTCCTACGGTCTACAACGCGGCCTTCAATCACGTGCAATTCTGGGATGGCCGCGCGCGCTCACTGGAAGAGCAGGCCATCGGGCCGATCCAGAATCCGATTGAGATGGGAGAGACGCACGAGCACGTCGTGAGGAAGCTCAGCAAGATCAAGGGCTATCAGCAGCAGTTCCGGGCCGTCTTCGGGACTGAGGTGAATCTGCAAGGGATTGCCGAGGCGATTGCCGCCTATGAGCGTACCGTCATTTCAACGAATTCTTCCTTCGATAAGTACGTGGCCGGTGATGCCAGCGCCATGGATGAACGCGCGGTGCGAGGGATGGCTCTGTTCAAGGGCAAGGCCCGCTGCATTCTTTGCCACAACGGACCGAACTTCACCGACAATCAGTTCCATAATCTTGGCGTGCCGCAAGTGGGGCCGCTGAAGGAAGACCTGGGCCGTTACTATGTTACCAAGGCGGAGAAGGACAAGGGCGCCTTCAAGACGCCGACGCTGCGGAGCATGAGTGAGACGGCTCCCTATATGCACGACGGGGCATTGAAGACTCCCGAAGACGTGGTGGGCTTTTACAATGGTGGGGGCGGAGCCAATCAGAATCTGAGTCCGCTCGTCAAGCCGCTCAATCTGACTGCTGATGAGAAGGCCGACCTCCTAGCCTTTCTGAAGGCCCTGACCGGGGAGCCGATTCCGTTTCAGCTCCCCAAAATTCCTAAAGATTAG